From the genome of Watersipora subatra chromosome 9, tzWatSuba1.1, whole genome shotgun sequence:
GCCATGTCTAAACTTTCAATTACAGATTCTATGAGGGTTTCTAACTCAGTGCCGTCAAACCTTGCCATACCAATTtgctcatttttaatatttgtttttttttgccaaaattttaaaatgttgccGTCTGCtgaaaagtttataaaaataaaatttaaagatACAATTACCTAATGTAATGTAATCTATCTTACTTTATGGTAGCCACACATAACTTGTCAATTCCTCAGGTCTTTGTACCTCCTGCTGTCTCCTACTACTACCTACTATTTCTACTCTTTTGTGGTCGAGACCACCCAATAAATTATTCACCACTCGACCACTGATTATCATCCTtaaatattatcataaacaTTATAAGACTGAGACCACAAACTGTTCAAGTTTTCTCAATTGGTTGTAACAAGGTTGATATCAGCGAATAAAATCACAACTAAGATTttacttgttataaatatatttgccaTTCCACCAACTACttttatttactatagttttCAATTCTGTAAAGTAAATTATTATACAATCAAATCACAACTTACGATCAGCTCTACTTACACCTATTCTGACTCATGACATGAATTGTGAAAAAATCTCTGTCTCATGTTACAAAGCAGTTTCCAATATATGACATTCAAAGTTTGCCAAAACAGAAGTTTGTAAATGAAAAGAGGTTTGAACCTGAACTGAAGTAAAATATGAAAAGAGTAAAACTATATCAATAAAGTTACCGTCAAACCTCTAAtcgaacaccacctctaattgaacaccacctccaattgaccgccaccatagaggaagggttaaaaaatagagcgccttGGCATTAAATTAGAGGTTTCATGGTAGTTTAAAATATGTGTTCGATGTGTATGTCATAGTAAACTGAGAcctttattaatataatagtgATATTTAGTATATCACTGTTATATCACAATCACTAGTATATTTACAGACCTAATTCACTAAATCTATACATTGCTAAATCTAGATTCAGTTCACATGTATTTCACGCAATGTAACAATAAGTCTCTTTATTGGTTATTACTCTATATTTTCACTGGTAAATATTCAGCCATAGTTTTTATACAGTGTTAGATGAGATTCACCAGTTATGGCTTtcaaaagcattttattttactaaacagtTGACTGCTTCAACTGATATGTTTATCTTGAAGATTTtaccatatttataaatcatgttgaataataatttactatcatagtaattaaatatcacacctataactctattaataatACATTTACTACCATGGTAATTAAATATCACAcctataactctattaataacacatttactatcatggtaattaaatatcacacctataactctattaataacacatttactatcatggtatttaaatatcacacctataactctattaataacaCGTTTACTACCATGGTAATTAAATATCACACCCataactctattaataacacatttactatcatggtaattaaatatcacacctataactctattaataacacatttactaccatggtaattaaatatcacacctataactctattaataacaCATTTACTACCATGGTAATTACATATCACAcctataactctattaataacacatttactaccatggtaattaaatatcacacctataactctattaataacacacttactatcatggtaattaaatatcacacctataactctattaataacaCATTTTGTGGGTTTTGCTACAGTACATGAATGCTTGTAACCTTTTATGTTGTTCAATTACGGTCAAACTTCATGATATGTCATTTATCAATTGTTTAAATATAACCGCATTTTGATAGCGTGTTACTATATTTGGTAAACAGAGTAAATGTCGTAACAGCTTTATAATGGCTGCTGGTAAACTTGCTTTGTCAGTTTGTTAGCTGATATAATTTCCAAGATCACTCAAGAAAACTCCTACTGATaactctataaaaatatattacattttaattGCTTTTTGACTTTATATTGATATGCTACCGTTGTTATGTAGGCTGAGCAAGTTGAGTCAGTTGAAAGAGCTTAACATCACGAAAAATGAATTGAAGGACGTACCCGGGGCTGTGTTTCATCTCACAGCGTTGACGGAGCTAGACATTAGGTTTAACTGTGAACTTACAAAGATCGATGAGAGGGTTATGGCTCTTAACAACCTTCAAAAGCTGACATGTGATGGCTGTTTGAAACTAGTATCTCCTCCGTATGGTGTATGCCAAGAAGGAATCCACACAATTCGGGAATATTTCAACGTTTTTAGACAGGGAAGAAAAAAATAGGTCGATTATATATAGCACACCAATTACTGCTTCACACATCTCTGGGTATCAACCCTTCCAGAACAATTATGAACCTTTCAATACAGTGATTACTTGGTTACAATAACTGGTAAAATCCGTTTTTGgaataaataaattgcaaatattttgagaATTAATTTGACCCTAAGGTTTGTAGATGTGTCCAACTTCTTGCTTTGGCTACACAGACGAGTTTGCAGCAGAACTAGCAACCAAGACATTAgtttaataattgataaaatgttaatttcacaATATTAACGGTATGATAAAAAAACCGAGACATCTTCTACTTATTTGACTATGAAACTTTTAGTGTGGGTGGTACATCTATCAAATTCATGAAATAGTATGCAAGTATTcctattacaaaaaatatacaatgtacaataTATCCaattcataattattttgcatatgTAGTAGTAAAACCGAAAACAAACGCATAtctaaaaaatacaaacaaaatatgcATAAAGTTACCTGATGATAAATGTAACCGACCCAGAAACAAACAAACCAGTTGAAGTGGCGCAACGGGTGATGACATGAGTTGCTTATAAAGACTAAGATTTTCTTCAAACTTATGAATTCCTAGTCCTGTAAAAGATTCCTTTACACTAAGCGACAGCCTCTACTTTTAATAGCAGCGTTTATGTTAAGACTCATTAAATAGGTGGTCTTTTGTACTTACTACTAAACTTATCTctttataaaatgttacaacttACTGAGCGTAAACGTGATGAGCTGGTGAGCTGCCACAGTTCGTCCCCTTTACCAGAGTTGAAAGAGGAGAGGCGTTTCATATTCACCAGCCATTGGTTCCGTAGTAAGTCAGTCTTTGAGAACCGATGAAAAGTAAACCCCGAGCCTCGATTAGTTCAAAGAGGTGCTGCACAACTGCTTGGCactaaaactaatttaaaaaggTCAGCATGATGTACATTAAATGTAGAACTTGTAGGGGTACATTGAAGTAAACCTTTGCAGGCCTGTAGTAGTAGATTGTTGTTTCCTTGGTGAGATTGGAGGTGAGAAGAGCAGCATTTgatgactttaaaaaaaactgacaaaattTCTTGGCTGGTGGAGCATGCATGATGTATTATTAAACTCCCCTTCCTCCCCTTCACTGTGCatgaaaattaaatttcaaaagGTAATGCGTGATCATCTACATTAACAGCAAACTCGGATCCATAACCAATCCTGGGCCTCCATCTGAATCATTGCGACAGTAGTATTATAAAACTCATGATTGAGGTGATTTCCAAGGTTACTACTACTGTACAGTTTGTGTACAACAATGACTAATCATATATGTCTAGCTCAAGATCAATATGCTGTGGGTCTTAGCTCAAGATCAATACGCTGTGGGTTTTGGTAATTAATCTATAAAAATTGAAACTCTGTTGAAAAGGACAAAGTAGTGATGTATCATAAAATTGTATTGCTTATATTGAAGTTGCAAACCTAATTTTGGATCAGGACTAACATAAATTCTCATCAACTTCTTCCCATTATGTGAAGCTCTAGCTCGTACAGGCAGGCTGTACGTTTAAACAATACAAGTTGATCTATTTCAGTAATTTTACCTGCAGCTTGATAAAATTTAGACTTCTTTGCTAGTTAAGACTGATATAAAAGTTCTTCAGTCAATTCTTTTTTCAGCATTGGTTACAAActtcaaaaagtgtaaaaataaattcagtTCAATGCAAGTGTAAGGCAAGTGTATGTCAAATTTCTAAACGCACGCTTTACAGGAAGTGAGgcttttcataaaaattgtttacaCGATTGTCTCAACTTTTCTATGTCCTACTCAGAGTTTTACGTCTATCACATTAATGGATATTCGTACAGGTCGTAGCGGTGTTCTAGTTTAATTCTCATTATGAAAATTAAGCCGAGAGCCCGCAATATTCTTTGTACACGGTAAACTCAGTTGCGCGTCAGCTAGTCAACTAAACTACGTTCGTATTTGTTTCCGGAAGATTATCTCTGTACTTCGTGAAGTGTACGAGTTTTGTAAGCATCCAGATACGTTTACAACTTACTTATACATACTATTTTAACTAATTTATTTAGCCAATCATTATTAGCAGTTTGAATACAATTTTCGTTGTTGCAATTTCGTAATAATATCGAGATATTAGATACGTCTGCAACTTGCCTTAATTCGCAATGAGTACGGTTGATGATCCGCAATTCCTTTTAAGACACCTTCGTACCTGCTTTATCACAAGTGATGAATCTGGTCTTTGCGAAATGCTTGTGGAGCCTGACCTTATTCGTGCTGATCAAAGAAAAAGATCCAACTCAAAGTTAAGCAAGTCAGTTAAACACAAGTCTGTTCTCACCCTTACATTTGCAAATCGTTCGCTCACTGCTATCTTCACGTTATTGATCTGACTGCATTGAGTTAAATTCAAACtcatttgcattcattttaGTGTTCTCATATTCTATCTATTCGATCAATCTGTATCAGTGGCTTAGTTTTGAAATTCAAACGTTATGGAAATGTTTGGATGAAACTCACGTTTTTTGTCTGATTTTTCTTTTTAGCAACTCACACTCAGGGAGTGAGCATGAAATTAGTGTTTCTCCAGATATCCTCTCAGACATGGACTTTGGTAATGTGATCATATGATGTTTTTACACACTTAAATCCATTTGTTGGTAATGATCATGATAGGACTCGCCTATGGTAGCCTATGGTGTTTAGCTTTAAAAGAATTGTGTGTTTTGTCACACTTGAATTTGTGAATTTATAGTAAAGTACATGTTGTAtacattgaaaatttaaaaagaaaaggGAATAGGAAAAGTTTCAGGCTTTCATTAACTGTTGTCTTCCAATTGATGGGTCTCACATATCGACCATCTTTAATTAAACTTCATTTTCAACTTTaggaatttttttaaagatatgcTTGATTGCACCAGTTTTGTGTAAccttattattaatatttataattctgTTACATTACAGGTGGAGTGCGAATGCGCTCTAGTACAGCCTACAGGATTGAAAAGATAAAGCAGGAGAAGAACAGTAGGGCGAAAATCAAATCCATAAAATGGAGACAAAATGATTCAACAGAAGCAGGTCTtaatatgtgtatttatataatatgttataatatatgtaattatttattatatgtatattataactatataattataaaataagtaattataaatatatgtaattatatatattatatgtatttcataattgtataatataaataattattcatatatattatattaatataattatataatatatgaaattataattttatatatatattatataattatattatctataatatatatattagagataaaatatataatatatattacggtatataattatattatatatcatatatatgattaattatatatcatatatatgttatgtatttttattatatataattatataataatattgatatatacaatttatataatatgaatattggCTTCATTTTTACTCGCGTTGATTTGATGCCATGATTTGATATCATTCATTTACGCTCTTTGGCTAATTTGCTTCTACTGACACATTTCTATATGTTCAAAATTAAGCAGCATATTATCAATTAAACTTCAaaattaatgaaatatttttaatttatataaattaattaatgtAAATATACAGGTCATTTTTTGGCATGGCATGTATTTGGCTGTCAACTTTGCTGTCTGCAGATTTTCTAGCCACCAGTTGTTTCACAAATTGAGTTTAGATTTAGATTTGCATCGCTATGAGCTGGATGCCCATTGCATCAATTGTGATAATTTTATGGAGATATCAATATGATTAATGGGAGTTATATACTCTTACATAGACGAAGAAACTCTTGAACAGTTGTTTGGGAAAAAACCAATAAAGCTTCAAAAACCCACATCAAATCTTGCAAAACTTCTGACGTCAACCAAGGAAGCGGAGTCTAACAATCCTTTTGACGAGTACAAGAAGTATAATGGAGAGGTACATATCAATCTCATGCATAGTTTTTAGTTGAAAatacagaaaaaaaacaatagTTTGGAGTTAATATCAGCAGAGGTCATGCGGCTAATACATTTGTATCTGTAGGTGCTTGTAATGAGAtgtttatttgttaaaaaagtaatgtatggcagtctagggagtctatggcagtctatggcagtctagggagtctatggcagccTAGGgtgtctatggcagtctagggagtctatggcagtctagggagcctatggcagtctagggcagtctagggagtctatggcagtctagagAGTCTATGgtagtctatggcagtctagggagtctatggcagtctagggagtctatggcagtccagggagtctatggcagtttagggagtctatggcagtctagggagtctatggcagtctagggagtctatggcagtctagggagtctatggcagtctatggcagtctagggagtctatggcagtctagggagtctatggcagtctagggagtctatggcagtctagggagtctatggcagtctagtcGTTATTGCTTTAATTAACCTATCAAATTCATCAACTGAGTTTGATAGGTTGTATTTCAGAATGAAAGTTAAATCTTCAGTTATAGCCTTATTTCTATCAGTTGATGAATTTGATAGGCTGTATATCAGAATGGAAGGTAGATCTTCAGTTATAGCCTTATTTCTATCAGTTGATGAATTTGATAGGCTGTATATCAGAATGGAAGGTAGATCTTCAGTTATAGCCTTATTTCTATCAGTTGATGAATTTGAAAGGTTGTATATCAGAATTAATTGCTTTTAATAATAGCctactgtctatttgtagaatcaGGTGGACACAAAGAACATAGACATCTATATGACAATGCAGGATACTTCGTTGTCAAAGAAGCTGCTTCCTGTAACTGTTATAACAACAGCAACTGTGCAGCAGACAATAGGATTGACTTGCTGGAAGTACACTAGAGAAGGGAGGAAACCTGAGCTTCAGTTAGTTTACTGATTGGTTACAATTTGTCACATCCTCTCTATCACTTATCATTACACAAAGTGAAAGCTTGGAACATCTTTAGTGTTGCGTAAATGGTTGTATTTCAGCATGACCAATGGGAGCACAACTCTCACTCAGATAGTTAATATCCCTGTTGGATACATAATGCGATTATTAGTCTTATTGGTAATGAATCgcactgatataattgatgtcaCAAGTACACCGAGTGTTTGTTACTACTACCCTGGGTGTCACTTTAACACTGGTTGGAGTTGCTACCGCCTTTTTTGTTTGTTCACCTAGAGCTTGCAGCTGGGCTTCAATCTCTCGTAGTTGTGTGTAATTGCTGCTTCAACCATATTAATTTCGTTCGTCACTAGTAAAGACCTGGAGTTGTATTCCCTCCACATGACAGAAGATGATGGCGAAGTGGATGATGATTTTCCTGCTCTGGATCACAAGGTTAGTTAATTGTGACATTATTTTCTGTTTAATTTATGTGATGAGTATTCCCATTGAATAATAGCGtcaggagttgtctgctcaagGCAATATTGAATGCTACTCATAGCTCTGCTAGCAATAGTTTCATCATTCACTATAATTAAATGTACAATAGTTTATAAACAGTCATTGAGAAATGATAAACGAGTcttaaataattataaacaatAACATTCCATTGATAGTCTAAAGTTCTTTTATATTTCTCTAGTTGTGAGATTTTTGTTccagcaaccaatatcaaagtTTGGATTCGCTAAGCTAGCTCTAGTAGTGCAGCGTCCTCCGCAACCGGTTTCCAAGCCTGCAGCTCGTTACACAAGGTTGGGGGAGGTGGGCCAGAGACCTACCGAAGCTGCGCCTAGAGTAAGGAGGTCTAACGTAGCTAGCGCACTAGACAGGAACACTCAGCTGGTCACCGTGTGAgttctgtatatacatgtgcgTGCTCAGACAATGCTGTAGTCTTTTCATGATGTTCATCTGGTTAACATTTTGGAAAAGATTaaactatacatataaataatttgatcaatttaaaataaaactgtgtGAAAGTATTCATTTGCCTTGTCAAAATTGGTACATTATATCCAAGTTTGTCTCTTGAAACAGATATTTAACTTTGTATTGTAGTGAGTAGGCACATCCCTGATCATGGCTTCAACTGTACATACAagataaatttctcagcttttgtTGAAATTTGTTTGAAAGCATTTATTTGCTTTGTAAAATTTTTTCGCTAAAACCAGATATTTCGCAGCTGATTCCAGCGTGTACGCACATCATGTTATTCCACAGACACATCCCTGATCATGGCTCTACCAAGTTACTAGTAGATGTCAGCACTGTGACAGTTGGACAGCTTCTGCAGCTCGTACAGGAGAGACGCAATGTACGTGCTCTACTACAGGCTGGCGTACTTCATACCCAACCTGTTGTTAAGTTCCCATTCTACGTACAAGTCTGTGTTCATAGCCATACCGCTTTCATTTTGAACCACCTGAAAAATGCATGAAATGTGTGTTAATCCTGAGATAATCTTTAATGCAGATCAACAGGACCAAACTTGAGTGTGCTGATGTTACTCTGACCAAGCTGTTGTGTTACAAAGGGgataaatttccactttcaactgGTTGGCATGTAGAAAATTGACAgtaaattattgtcaaattttaatttataaattaCTGAAGAGTTGTTTCGAAATAACAACATATTCTTGCTGATAACAGAATTGACCAGTTGAATGAGAGTTATGCACAAGCACTTTTAGCAAGCATCAACATGCTGATCCTAGTGTTCATGATAGCAGAAGTGAGCAATGAACACAGGAAATTCCATACCGgtactaaatttttttttctatagcTTTACCTACTCTAAAAACTCTGTTCTTAGTATGGATTTAATATTTGACTCAACATCTTCGATCATAAGGTgatcaagttttttttgttcTCAGTTGTTCTCAGTGGCCAATGAGAAATTTCAACTCGGAAATGAATTCAATCAGAAGCTGGATGAGGATGTCCTGATTGCTGACTCTTCTTCTAGAGAATTCTATATGACTTGTTCTCGCACCCCTGTAGGTTAGTTACTAGAACTTCTAAAGACCAGACATGCCAGTGAGTTGTGGAGCGTTTGTCACTCATGTCTTCTAGCCAAGCATTAATGGTTTTTGTTCACTCAACTCACTCTATTTTCAGAAAACAATTGTTTACATTAAACTCACTAAATTTCTAGCCCACTGATTGGTTACACGATGGATGTGCCTAGTTAACTGCACTCTAACCacaaaactatttatatttaaacgatCATCGTAATGCTGACAGGGTGACTTGTTTTGCACAATCTAACTAATTCTGACTCTAAAAGAGCTGCGGTCAGATTTAACAACTGAGCAGTGTTTATTGAACCGCACAATTTAAACAACTGCTAGTCAATTTATTTTTCTCCACAGCAGTGCTAAAAATAGTTAACTTCATTCACAAATAAGCATGATTTATTTGGTTCATTCTGTCACTTTCTCATCGTTTACTCCTCAATCTTTGTAATCTTGCATCTTATACTTGTCTCGAATCATGGCGTAAAGTATTTCTCTTGTTTTTTTACAGGGTAGGCTCATTTAAATTGATGATAGCGTGAATGGTTACCAATAGAGATAGGTTGATCTACCTCCTCGGCATCATACCTCGAGTGCGTTTGTACGAGCGTTCTTTTGCAACGTTGAAAGACACCTTAATAGTTTAAACACATTTCATTAGCCACTGACATATCGAGGTCAGCATCCCTAAGAAGTTTTGGCAGCATTTACAATTTCTCTGACTTGGTTTTTAGCTTTGGCATGAAGCTGTCGGTATAAAATTGTTGACTCTTTAATTCATGTAGTAATTTTGTGACCCACACCTTATTTATtcctaataaattattattaggaATAAATTATCATAAGTAATAATTTATTCCTAATAATAGCAGTGTTATAtggttataataaataataattattttattattatcatgtaaCACTGCTAAAGAAGGCAACCATAAGTGTCACAtgtaaaatacagtcaaacatggataactcgtccacggatagctcgaaaacatggttaattcgaacggtttctttggtccgttcccacgtaatgataaattgctatagataactcgaactcaacactgttaactcgaactgttttttttgcccaacggctaccgaaacggttgttatcgctttagaaaatcactttattccaagccatagaggtaaacctcatcttttcgtaaatcataagcgttgttattaccaccatcggcaaaatatttttgtcaacgacttttctaaaggtttggtcaaatttgatttatacgatttatactgctatacgatgaatagcacgggcttgccgggtcacgcgggcaaggattttcgccacgcacatacaaaacaaaaacagcatgttgttttgtatgtgcggggcgaaaatccttgagtgcgtgacccggctagtccgtgacgaatagttttccgacgttgattccgtgttgaatcaacgtcggaatgttgaaggtttaaaacgtcttaaaaattgttgtaattaaacgtatacgttgtcttagctaaaaaagctattcatcgtttgacctaaacacagaataagtgtgtacattcaataagtatccattcaaaaagcgtgagtgatgtacaatgtaccgtaaaacctcgtaaaacttttaattgaactgcctcggagccccctcggagtgttgctcttaacgaatcccaggtaaagtaagatatcgttgcataaacttcaagaaaaatcggcaaaattgatcgtgggtaaaacgctcaaaagaaaaagatgtcttttcttttgagcatttcaacaacgatcaagttttgccaatgtcaatctaaaaaacttcctggcaataacatcacctcaaacaacaaaccaatctcaagtgatagaaaaatctctatactttttgataaaaacgttttaaactttacattagaagcatttaatttgaaacaagccatttgtgctttttatttatattatagtttgcatatgtacatgtatctactaataaataagtaaatacatggacttgtgacagtgctctgataacttgaacgctctgataattcgaacacttttgctcggtcccgtgaagttcgagttatccatgtttgactgtacttgttgTTGATTGGAGAAGTTGTTTCCTCTTACAATGTCTAAATTGTTCTAGATGGTAGAAGTTGCCTTTCCTTACTGTGTCTCGACTGTTCTAGATTAAGAATTTGCCCCTTTACAATATAATATCTAAACtgtttttgattaaaaaagttgGCTTTCTTGACATTGTCCATCCTGTTTTTCATCTATAAAGTTGCTATTCCTTGCAATGTTTAACTTGTTCAAAATTGGAAGGTAGCctctttaaaatttcataaggTGTTATAGGTCAAGCAAGCTACCATGACTAAATTACATTCATGTATTCCAGGACCCAGATCGGTTTCTATGATAGATGCTGGCAGCACAGCTGACAGCAATATGTTCCCAGATATTGACCCGGTGACTACAGATGAAACCGAAACTCTTCACTCATCTATGGTTTCTCATCCTTCACAAAGCAAGCTTTTCTCAGTCAACCTTGTGACTAGAGTATTCTCCAACCTACAGGTTCAACTCAGTGAGTCCCTGGACCGCCAGTTATTATACAGTAGGCGCTTCTACAATGTAAACAATTCGTTCCACGATTGTATACGCTGtaaggattttacgttataaaaacagtaaaatacgtaTAAATTGCTTAATTTTTTCTAGGATCTTTCAAAACTCATCTCTTTGGCTATaccaaaaggaaaaacttgacttgaattttttaatttttgggctgtaccgtaactgtagtattattggtttgcatcgtgAACttctctcctttttctgatGAATCTCTTGATTTCATAGACCATGGTTGCcgtaattttaattttacaacGAGTTGATGGGGAACGCACATCTTCAAagttcatttacaatgatttgccattttttctaaacagcaaagtctattcttcaaagta
Proteins encoded in this window:
- the LOC137404472 gene encoding target of rapamycin complex 2 subunit MAPKAP1-like isoform X2, with the translated sequence MSTVDDPQFLLRHLRTCFITSDESGLCEMLVEPDLIRADQRKRSNSKLSNNSHSGSEHEISVSPDILSDMDFGGVRMRSSTAYRIEKIKQEKNSRAKIKSIKWRQNDSTEADEETLEQLFGKKPIKLQKPTSNLAKLLTSTKEAESNNPFDEYKKYNGENQVDTKNIDIYMTMQDTSLSKKLLPVTVITTATVQQTIGLTCWKYTREGRKPELHKDLELYSLHMTEDDGEVDDDFPALDHKQPISKFGFAKLALVVQRPPQPVSKPAARYTRLGEVGQRPTEAAPRVRRSNVASALDRNTQLVTVHIPDHGSTKLLVDVSTVTVGQLLQLVQERRNLFSVANEKFQLGNEFNQKLDEDVLIADSSSREFYMTCSRTPVGPRSVSMIDAGSTADSNMFPDIDPVTTDETETLHSSMVSHPSQSKLFSVNLVTRVFSNLQVQLIYGVYGSLGSLWQSRESTAV
- the LOC137404472 gene encoding target of rapamycin complex 2 subunit MAPKAP1-like isoform X1; translation: MSTVDDPQFLLRHLRTCFITSDESGLCEMLVEPDLIRADQRKRSNSKLSNNSHSGSEHEISVSPDILSDMDFGGVRMRSSTAYRIEKIKQEKNSRAKIKSIKWRQNDSTEADEETLEQLFGKKPIKLQKPTSNLAKLLTSTKEAESNNPFDEYKKYNGENQVDTKNIDIYMTMQDTSLSKKLLPVTVITTATVQQTIGLTCWKYTREGRKPELHKDLELYSLHMTEDDGEVDDDFPALDHKQPISKFGFAKLALVVQRPPQPVSKPAARYTRLGEVGQRPTEAAPRVRRSNVASALDRNTQLVTVHIPDHGSTKLLVDVSTVTVGQLLQLVQERRNLFSVANEKFQLGNEFNQKLDEDVLIADSSSREFYMTCSRTPVGPRSVSMIDAGSTADSNMFPDIDPVTTDETETLHSSMVSHPSQSKLFSVNLVTRVFSNLQVQLKSGGHKEHRHLYDNARYFVVKEAASCNCHNNSNCAADNRIDLLEVH